A single Oncorhynchus tshawytscha isolate Ot180627B linkage group LG01, Otsh_v2.0, whole genome shotgun sequence DNA region contains:
- the tacr2 gene encoding substance-K receptor isoform X2, producing the protein MAAGIPIRRGYMAIIYPLKPRLSSTSTKIVIGLIWAVAFSLAFPQCYYSVTQHYPPRTICMVNWPDDYGGKHHLTYQIAMIILIYLLPLLVMLITYSLIGQTLWGSEIPGEASDHYQNQIQAKRKVVKMMIVVVMTFALCWLPYHIYFILGSFNKEIYMQTYIQQVYLAIFWLAMSSTIYNPIIYCCLNQRFRSGFRHAFSWLPFIKVSEEDKMELQHTQTFRMTRSYRTENTKGTVVRHNSTQHDDHTTVKLMKC; encoded by the exons ATGGCCGCGGGGATTCCCATAAGGAGAGG ATACATGGCCATAATTTACCCTTTGAAACCAAGGCTGTCCTCCACATCCACCAAGATTGTGATTGGTCTCATCTGGGCGGTGGCATTCTCCCTGGCTTTCCCCCAGTGCTACTACTCTGTCACCCAGCATTATCCACCACGGACCATCTGCATGGTCAACTGGCCTGATGACTATGGTGGGAAACACCATCTCAC ATACCAGATAGCTATGATCATACTGATCTACCTGCTCCCCCTGCTGGTGATGTTGATCACCTACAGCCTTATTGGTCAGACACTGTGGGGCAGTGAGATACCAGGGGAGGCCTCAGATCACTACCAGAATCAGATCCAGGCCAAACGCAAG GTGGTGaagatgatgatagtggtggtgatgaccTTCGCCCTGTGCTGGCTGCCCTACCACATCTACTTCATCTTGGGCAGCTTCAACAAGGAAATCTACATGCAAACGTACATCCAGCAGGTATACCTGGCCATCTTCTGGCTGGCCATGAGCTCCACCATATACAACCCCATCATCTACTGCTGCCTCAACCAAAG ATTCCGCTCGGGGTTCCGTCACGCTTTCAGCTGGTTACCCTTCATAAAGGTGTCGGAGGAAGACAAGATGGAATTGCAGCACACACAGACCTTCAGGATGACACGCAGCTATCGCACTGAGAACACCAAGGGCACTGTGGTCCGCCATAACTCCACCCAACATGATGACCACACCACAGTCAAGCTCATGAAATGCTAA
- the tacr2 gene encoding substance-K receptor isoform X1 — protein sequence MDTTSKPLNLSTTIYFQDYGNETIINRFEQPDWQVALWAIAYSLIVIVSVTGNVTVIWIILAHKRMRTVTNYFIVNLAFSDVSMATFNTVFNFVYAIHNDWYFGLGYCRFQNFYPITAMFSSIYSMAAIAVDRYMAIIYPLKPRLSSTSTKIVIGLIWAVAFSLAFPQCYYSVTQHYPPRTICMVNWPDDYGGKHHLTYQIAMIILIYLLPLLVMLITYSLIGQTLWGSEIPGEASDHYQNQIQAKRKVVKMMIVVVMTFALCWLPYHIYFILGSFNKEIYMQTYIQQVYLAIFWLAMSSTIYNPIIYCCLNQRFRSGFRHAFSWLPFIKVSEEDKMELQHTQTFRMTRSYRTENTKGTVVRHNSTQHDDHTTVKLMKC from the exons ATGGATACAACTTCGAAACCGCTCAACCTCTCAACAACCATATATTTTCAGGATTATGGAAACGAGACGATCATCAATCGTTTTGAACAGCCTGATTGGCAAGTGGCACTGTGGGCAATTGCTTATTCACTGATAGTGATTGTGTCTGTCACAGGAAATGTCACTGTAATTTGGATAATTTTGGCGCACAAAAGAATGAGGACAGTGACTAACTATTTTATAGTAAATCTTGCATTCTCAGACGTTTCGATGGCTACTTTTAACACTGTCTTCAATTTTGTTTATGCTATACACAACGACTGGTACTTCGGGTTGGGATACTGTAGGTTTCAGAACTTCTATCCCATCACAGCCATGTTTTCAAGCATTTACTCTATGGCAGCTATTGCGGTTGACAG ATACATGGCCATAATTTACCCTTTGAAACCAAGGCTGTCCTCCACATCCACCAAGATTGTGATTGGTCTCATCTGGGCGGTGGCATTCTCCCTGGCTTTCCCCCAGTGCTACTACTCTGTCACCCAGCATTATCCACCACGGACCATCTGCATGGTCAACTGGCCTGATGACTATGGTGGGAAACACCATCTCAC ATACCAGATAGCTATGATCATACTGATCTACCTGCTCCCCCTGCTGGTGATGTTGATCACCTACAGCCTTATTGGTCAGACACTGTGGGGCAGTGAGATACCAGGGGAGGCCTCAGATCACTACCAGAATCAGATCCAGGCCAAACGCAAG GTGGTGaagatgatgatagtggtggtgatgaccTTCGCCCTGTGCTGGCTGCCCTACCACATCTACTTCATCTTGGGCAGCTTCAACAAGGAAATCTACATGCAAACGTACATCCAGCAGGTATACCTGGCCATCTTCTGGCTGGCCATGAGCTCCACCATATACAACCCCATCATCTACTGCTGCCTCAACCAAAG ATTCCGCTCGGGGTTCCGTCACGCTTTCAGCTGGTTACCCTTCATAAAGGTGTCGGAGGAAGACAAGATGGAATTGCAGCACACACAGACCTTCAGGATGACACGCAGCTATCGCACTGAGAACACCAAGGGCACTGTGGTCCGCCATAACTCCACCCAACATGATGACCACACCACAGTCAAGCTCATGAAATGCTAA